TATATGTTTGATTAGTATATGTATTTTACTGTTCCCCCATTGTTATTATTCTTTGGCCTCTTATTCACTAGATGATATAGAAGTTCGTTTCGTGTTGAATGACTGGGAAGCCAAAGGTATTTTTTCACAAGCTGATGTGCACCGCCAAGTCGCCATTGTTTTCAGGACGCCTCCATACTGCAGAGCCATAGTGGAGCCTGTGACAGTGAAAATGCAGCTGCGGAGGCCTTCCGACCAGGAAGTCAGCGAGTCTATGGACTTCAGATACCTGCCAGATGAAAAAGGTAGACGAGAGCTGGGGgtgatgtgtatacatgtgtgtgtgtgtgtgtgtgtgtgtgtgtgtgtgtgtgtgtgtgtgtgtgtgtgtgtgtgtgtgtgtgtggtgtgtggtgtctcGTATACacatctatatgtgtatatgagataggtgcttgtgtgtgtttgtgtgtggggtgtgtgtgtgtggtgtgtgtgtgtgtgtttttgtgtgtgggtgtgtgtgtgtgtgtgtgtgtggtgtgtgtgtgtgtgtgtgtgtgtgtgtgtgtgggtgtgtgtttggtgtgtgtgtgtgtgtgtgttgtgtgtgtgtgtgtgtgtgtggtgtgtgtgtgtgtgtgtgtgtgtgtggtgtgtgtgtgtatgtgtgttgttggtgtgtggtgtgtgtgtgtgtatggtgtgtgtgtggtgtgtggtgtgtgtgtgtttgtgtgtttgtgtgtgtgtgtgtgtgtgtgtgtgtgtgtgtgtgggtgtgtgtggtgtgtgtgtgtgtgtgtgtgtgtgtgtgtgtgtgtgtgtgtgtgtgtgttttgggcagggtgtgtgtgtgtgtgtgtgtgtgtggggtgtgggtttgggtgggtgtgtggggtgtgtgtgtttgggtgtgtgtgtgtgtgtgtgtgtgtttgtgtgtggggggagttgggtggtgtgtgtggttgtggggagttttgtgtgggtgtgtgtgtgtgtggtgtgggtgtgtgtgttgtgtgtgtttgtgtgtttgtgtgtggtggtgtggtgtgtgtgtgtgtgtggtgtgtgtggggtgtgtgtgtgtgtgtgtgtggtgtgtgtgtgtgtgggtgtggtgggtggggtgtgtgtgtttgtgtgtggggtgtgtgtgtgtgtgtgtgtgtttgggctatgtgtgatgtgtgtgtgtggtgtgggggagaggtgtggtgtgtgtgtgtgtgtgtgtgtgtgtgtgtgtgtgtgtgtgtgtgtgtgtgtgcgtgtggtggaCTGAAACAGACTCATGTGGCCCATGCTGTCTTTGAACTCCCTATGGAGCTATGGATGAGGATGACTCTTAGCTGATCGTGGGGAGTACGGCAGTGTGCCCTGTGCACTCCCTGCTGCCTTTTTAaatgtggtgctaggaattgggCTCAGGTTTTTATGTGCACTGGCAAGTGCTGAGCTGACCGAGTCCCGGTCTCTCCTGAAGAATAGATCGTTGTCTTAAGCTATCATGTTCGcaatattgtaaaataaatatttcagtatAGTTTTATATATTCAGAATCTGTATTTTTTCCTTGGAAGTTTTCAGTTGTATgtttttgtcttggtttggttttttcctcATAGTCTTTGCATTTCTTAGGAGAGTTTGAATAATTGTAGAGTTCTTGAACTATTAGATcatattttctatgtatgtattttaggaattttttttgtactttttgaaCCCTTTTATAGGTGGGAAATTTGTTAATCATAAAGCTGTATCTATTGTGGTCGATTGTGTTAGTTCATATTGACTTATAGGTGTTTTTAGGTtgaaaaatgactatttttaagctttttaaaattaaaagtgaagtGTCCTTTGTAACTgatgtggatgtattgtacaatAACGTACTTAGAAGCCTGTATCACTCACGTGTATTTAAGACTTCCGTATGCCACTGATAGAGCACATGTTACGGTGGGGGAACCAGAATCCCATGGTTCActgctttcccctttcttttccaatCAGATGCCTATGGCAATAAATCAAAGAAGCAAAAGACGACTCTCATTTTTCAGAAACTGCTGCAAGATTGTGGTAAGAACATTTTGATTGAGTTATATTTAAGTAaatgtcttttacttgctttattctgtctttaaatttttaaaatgataaactaTTTTTTCATAATACATTTAATAATAGAAAAACGTATCATACCAAGTCACTTCCCTGAGAAAACAAGAACTGTCCCTCTGGAGTCAATTGGAGAAACAAGATTCATCAAAAAAGGTATTCTGTCCCTGTAAAATGCTGTTTGTGCGTTTTTTAGGAataacttctttttaaatctctttcttccccacattctcaCTGTTGAGACTGGGCCCCTGAAGGCTGTGTTGGAACTGTTATATTTCGGGGATAGGCACCTGTTTATAACTGTTGAACTGTTGAACATGGCTGAGCGCCCTTGGTTGTGTACTGTCTCTCACGGCCATTTTAAAATGGTGCTAGGGTAGGGACCTGTGGCATGCTGACTGACCACTTGCCGTGCCCAGCCCCAGGCCAGACCAAGAgtcccctctctcttctgctACAGCCGCAGAGCTGGACAGTTCCCAGAGAGGTTGTTCCCCACACAAACCTTAAAACGATCTGCCTTTTAGAGAGGGTATTCTGTAATCCCCTAACAAATCCTTAAATGGGTTCTTTATCCTGGTCTTCATAGTACTTGTGCAGTTATAAATAAATGGAGGCATTTTTCCTCAGTTTTTCGTGATGGAGAATTCTGTAAGACCTCAGGGTCATGTTCTCCATCCTCCCCGAAAGCAGAGGCTATAAATTATAAGATGATTTGGGCTTTCGGGACACCTGATTCTCATGTTTAACTGGAAGAAAATTACATATGCCAAAATAACTCTGAAATCatttgcatgtatttctgtgacCATCTGCATGCTACAGAGTTTAGTCTTGAACTCAGGTAATAACTCGTGTGCTTTAATTTGTTTGGAATGCGTCACTTCCCTAGGAATGTTTTAGtatgtttttataatttcaattCAGAAATAATACTTTACATCAATTTGTTCATCTTGctctgtaaaatatattttttcttctacagAATCCAACTTGTTTTCTCATGGTACAGTTTTACCGGAAACGCCCAGGTCTTCAGGAGTTCCAGGGCAAGCTGAACCCTACTATTCTTCATCCGGGTCCATCTCAAATGCATTGCCACATCACCCGCCAGCCATGCCCTCCATGGTCCATCAGCCTGCAAGCTGGTCACCGGTGACGCACCCCACCTCACACCCAGGCAGTACTAACACCCTGAGCAGCTTCCCGGCCGGACAGCTTTCCTCTAACTCACAAGGTGTCCTTCCGTTCCTAGACGGGGCTGGCATGAACGACTTAAGTGCCTCTAATGCTTGCCTTTTTAGTACTGATAACCTGGCTAGGATGGAGACGCCGTCCATGTCACCGACCGACTTATACAGTATTTCCGACGTCAACATGCTGACGAACCGGCCTGTGAGTGTGATGACAGCCAGCACTGATGGTATGGGGGACACTGATCACCCGAGACTTGTGAGTGTCAATCTTGAAAACccctcctgtaactccaggttaGACCCAAGAGACCCGAGACAACTGCATCAGATGTCTACTGCCAGTATGTCAGCAGCAGGCACCAGTTCCAGTTCCGTTTTTGTTTCACAGTCGGATGCATTCGATAGACCCCACTTCAGCTGTATAGATAATGGTCTGACGAATGAACCCGGATTAGCAAACGACGCACATCACCCTAACTTCGCCCAGAGCAGTCAGTACTCAGGTATCGACACTCTGCAGAGTGAGCAGTTGGGTGACTCCTTCGCGTATagttttttcaaaatataagttGTAGGACTTAAATAGGTATACAGACTATTAAGAGGAAGTTCAGATGTCAGAACTTTAAAGCCGCCACTGTTTCTTACTTTGAAAAAGATATGCCTGAAGTACATGTGCTTGATGCgaattgtttttctgtatttccccaAGACCAGCTATGTGTCTTTATAATGTATTAGTTAAATGAAAGGATATTTGCTTTCAAGCAGATTTAAAGTAAAACATGTAATGGCTATGCCATTGGGAAATAAACTCATTGTTGTTGAGGCCCATAGGCCAAAGTGACCCCTAAGGGGTTTTCTGAGGTTTCTTGGTATtttagagggtgtgtgtgtgtgtgttaaagtaaGTTTTCAAGGTATGGAaggtttttgttctattttatattatttagacCCTTTAAAGTTACATGTGAAATTAGCTTGATATCTGTATTTTCAAGAAAAAGTTTTCTTgaaccttttctttttagatgCTCTCACTCCCTTTGATTTCTTAAAGCCTGTCTACTTATCTATAAAGAATCTGCCAGGCATCCTGGGCTCATGTCTGTGATCTCTGTATGTGAGATTGTAGGTTCACAGCCTGCCTGAACACACGGCAAGCTCAATACCAGCTAGAGTGGCTTATGGAAACCTTGtcccaaagaagagaaaagaccAAGCGCGTGACTCAGTGCTGGAGCTTGCTTAACGTGTGCAAGGCCCCGTGTTCAGCCCTGCGTAGGAGAGACAAAGTAACAAACTTATTTCAGCTCAATATATCCATACAGAGTGTTGAACTTTTCTCAGGACTCGTTTCTTCTTCAACCTTTACCACTCTGCACATTTCTATGCCATGCTTCCAGTTCCTGAGGCAAAAGCCTTGGTCTCACCTCTATGCTTCTCCCTCCCACATCTTTCTCATCCATTATTAAACGCAGAAGGCCATTTCCTCTGCGTGCCTCCGAAGCTCCCCATCTCCTCTgaccttctgatcttcctgctctgCTTCTGCAGCGCTGGGATTGCTTGCGTGCTCCACCACACTAGATTTGTGTGGTACTAGGGATGAAAGATGGGTCTCTGCTGGGAGAAGTCTTCTCACAGTTGAGCTACTTGCTCAGCTCAGACTAACCACAGTCACTCTGTATTAGTGACACTGACAGACCCGGACGTAGCTATTAAGGAGCTCAGCAGATGTTACTTGCACATCAACTTATTTCAGTTTTTCCTGTAAGCTGAACTAAGGTATGTCTACATCTGTGTTTAGAGCATTTTCAATTGATGTTTTATTCTCAGGTGCTACTTACTGATCACAGCATTCAGTGTATAGCTTGCAATGCATTTATCGACCCgtttttcctttgtgtctggctGCATTTGTATCTCATGTGTTTTGAGAGAATTGGTCTTCTTTTCCAGATCTCACTTGTGCACTACATCCCTCCTCCTGTTCCCAGTAGCCTCGTATCACCAGTTAGTTCTTGCTCTCTTTGAATAGACAGAATAAATATCTTCTTGAGCTTAAAAGGAAAGGCTAAAAAATATCCCCATCCAAATACCAAGAACCCTTCCCCTATCACACCCTGTCCTTCCACGTCTTCACCTGGAAAGTGTCCGTGCCTCCATCTTCTCACCTCTCACTCCCTCCTTCACCTTCCACCTCGGCCTTTAGTCCGCCCCACCCCGTCCCTTATCAGCCTTCACCCTCTTCATCTGTGCTGTCCACAGCCTATCACCTCTCGATGAACAGGATCCTGTGTGTTCCTAACCCCAGCCCAGCCTGCATGGGCTGTTCTGTGTGCATCTCAGCACCACAACTTCTCCTGCTATCTGAATGCTCATGATATTACTGCTGTCATGGAGAGAATTCAGTAGAGACTTCAAAGTCATATCTAGTTGACCCGCTTTTGAGTTTGCCTACTCAGTGTCATGCATCTGCCCCTTCTGTTACTGGCaagtcttcattctttttcttcaatgAATATCTTTTCCATATGTTTAAGTTTTTTTAATAGCTTATTCCTCTTACACTTTGTAGTTGGGACCTGTTGAATTTATTCCCACaggtagatatatacatatatatatatatatatatatatatatatataaaccttttctgcctctgctcccaacaCTTCCCAGCAGGCTTCTCTGCAGGGTTTGGTCATGCTGCCACAGTTGAGAGGGCAGGGTAGTCAGTTAAGTGTTTCTCACTTATCTCTGGGACTCTAGCACTTGACGTACACTCTGGCCTAACCGGTGCTGAATAAATGTTTAGAAAGGGGGGATGATTATACATATAATgatcatatttgtttttaatgggaAAAGTGCTTCACCCTGCAGGGAAAGTAATGATGCCAGATCATCTTTCCTGTGAGATATACTTCTCTTCTGGCCaaccgctgctgctgctgctgctgctgctcctcctcctcctcctcctcctcctctttctccattctcttcctcccccttcaaAAAATATGCAAAGACTGGGACATAGCTTCATGGTAGAGCATGGCCCTGTGTTTGATACCCAGAAttgcaacaataataaaattataataggaAAGTATGTAAACTACCCTGAGGCTCTTTGATACCCAAAGCAGCTCTCTCAGAAACCGTAGTACCAACAGTATATATAGTATCAGGTAGAAATCCCAACTACCCCAGTGGTACCCCTTGACAGTTTACTGTGCATAGACATGTTAGTAGCCTGTATTCATGTAATCCATGTGACATTTTTGTAACTGTATATTATACAATGTACCATGTTCCACGTAGAAAGTAAGCAGAACGGTATTCAACTCTTGTTCTCAAAGAGGAATCACACATACAGTCAATCACATAAACATGGACAGAGTTTAAGGTATAATTTGAAGAATTTTGGATTAAAGACTATGTAACTACTATGTTTGGGACCCCAGAAGttctcctccattcctcctgGTTCTGATGTTCTGATTCTATCATGAGAGCCTGCTGACTTCCAATCCTAGCCACCTTTTCATTTGCCTGCTAGTTCTCCATTCAAAAATCTTAGTGTGGAGTAACTGGCCTGTCAGTTTGTCTTCCTATGTTGTGTTGTGTTTCTGCAGCCTCAGCAACACGATATTTTCCCTGGTGAGACTTAAAATTGGTGATCCAGGTTGTCTGTACCATACCAAGTTCTAATCATAAGTTGAAAATTTGCCATAAGCTATCAGACAGCATGAAACAAGATAAAGAAGAGAGACTGACTGTAGTCAGTTAGCCTAGATGGAGCTGTTGGTCCTCTGACACTCAGAcagaagatcacaagttcaaggcctgcacAGTCTGCAGAGTGAGCGCAAGGGAACAGCTTTGTGAGCTCTTACCTCAGAATATAAAGTGGAAAACGGGTTGAGATGCAGCCAGGTGATAGAGCACCTGATTTAcagctgaagacccagaaaaatgaaaacctgACCTTCCTACGTCCCAGGTGTGTTTTGTGTTGTCTGACCTGAAACACTGAGTTAACGAAACCGATAGCTGTTTCTCATGGGCCCTGATTAGTGTATTACCCAAACATTCCTAGTCACTCAATACCCAAAGAAAAATCACAGGGTGGGTAAACGCTTTGTGAGATTACGACAGGTTTCTCTTTAGACAGACGTCTAAACTGCCCCCTATGGAGAAGGTCTTTTTTTTGGACCTCGCTCTGTCAGAGCACACTTTCTTACCGAGGGAAGTCAGTTACTGGCTTTCCTTTTGGAATTTTGTGACTTGATTTCTTTGTAGAAGTTGAGAGTTTTGGGGAGTCCTTTGATTTTTGTGATGCCGCCACTGCAAGGTTTCGGGTTTGCTCAGAGGTTGGATGTGTAAAGAAGGGGCTAGAATGCTTTTGTATCTATGAATGAGAAGCCCATGCAACAGTGGGCCAGGAGGCACAAAGGCACTCCTTGTGTTCATCCCTTTAATTGAATATTTAAGCTGAGCGCAGAATTTAAACCTCGAGGTCGATGGTGGATAAGAcctaatttttttcatgtatgcAAAAAGACCACAAACCCACACATGTCCTCACCAcctttttgtctgtgttttgttttgttttagggaggttgagtttgttttgtttttttccaaacagggttttctctgtgttgccctggctgttctggaactcacagaagtcgtctctgtctcccaaacaacttcaggaaattttttttgttgtttttattttattttattttatctttcagaaCTTTAAAGAATCACAAACAAGCCAGGTGGCAGTAGCACACTCCtaaatttaatcccagcaccctgtgggcagaggcaggcatatttctgttagttcaaggccaaccggtctacagagtgagtttgaggccagctggggatacacagagaaaacctgtcgcaaaaaatagcaacaaaaccaaaaccaaaacaacaacaacaaaagaatcataaacaaaataaaagaaatgtttacttCTTAAATTGAGTTTTTAGCAGATACATAATATTTGGTGAAACACCAAATTTATCTAGGCTAATTTCTTCCTAAGCTTCTTTAACCAAAATGTAACTCTTCCTGTAAGATAAGGCTGGGGTACCGTGGGGCTTGCTATGGTGTTCGTCGCTGCTCTTAGTGAACCAGCTGTGGCAATACATCCTGTAGCTCCAACCTGTGGAAGATGGAGACCTCAGCCAATCAGTCATCAGTCCAAGACCTTTAAAACGCTGTTGGCTGGGGCTAATAGACTGCAACAAAACGGTGAAccctttgctgttgttttgactTTAAGTTGAGTATcgacctgcctctctctctctcctttctgagtACTAGGACTACAGGCATATGCCACACACCTCCCCGGATGTAAAATACTTATATTGCGGAGAGGAGAGGAGCCTCAcactgggattgaacccagggttgcATACAACTTAGGGTTAGTGTCAGTACTCCACCACTAAGTTGCCTGCATTTGAAAATGATTGTATAGGCTTGATGATGAATGAATTTTAAGGctctgataaaaatattttttaagttctcAGATGCTGGTCCTAAGAAGCTAAGCTTTGTATcaagatgaaatatttttttaaatgtcaagatACCCTTTATTATATAGAATGAATATTGTGTTACTTTTGTAATATCTTTGtatactgtgatttttttcttgatgtaATAAACTATTTTCTAAAAACGCTTGTTAGATTTTTACTATTTGCTTATAAAATATcagtgaaatttatttttttttaacattttcgtTTTAAGGGGTATCTATTTGTTCTCAGAATGCACTTCTATCTATAACTACCCTTGGAAACAGTAGCCTCAAGATGTAGTTGAAACGCCCTTTCAAGGATTCTCGGGTGGGTTTGTTTGAGACCCTCGGGGTCTCACCGTGTGACTCAggctgtcgtggaactcactATGGGATCAGACTCTTAGACACCAGTGTTCAAGACACTGCCCCACACC
The sequence above is a segment of the Rattus rattus isolate New Zealand chromosome 11, Rrattus_CSIRO_v1, whole genome shotgun sequence genome. Coding sequences within it:
- the Rel gene encoding proto-oncogene c-Rel, whose amino-acid sequence is MASSGYNPYVEIIEQPRQRGMRFRYKCEGRSAGSIPGERSTDNNRTYPSIQIMNYYGKGKVRITLVTKNDPYKPHPHDLVGKDCRDGYYEAEFGPERRPLFFQNLGIRCVKKKEVKEAIILRISAGINPFNVPEQQLLDIEDCDLNVVRLCFQVFLPDEHGNFTTALPPIVSNPIYDNRAPNTAELRICRVNKNCGSVRGGDEIFLLCDKVQKDDIEVRFVLNDWEAKGIFSQADVHRQVAIVFRTPPYCRAIVEPVTVKMQLRRPSDQEVSESMDFRYLPDEKDAYGNKSKKQKTTLIFQKLLQDCEKRIIPSHFPEKTRTVPLESIGETRFIKKESNLFSHGTVLPETPRSSGVPGQAEPYYSSSGSISNALPHHPPAMPSMVHQPASWSPVTHPTSHPGSTNTLSSFPAGQLSSNSQGVLPFLDGAGMNDLSASNACLFSTDNLARMETPSMSPTDLYSISDVNMLTNRPVSVMTASTDGMGDTDHPRLVSVNLENPSCNSRLDPRDPRQLHQMSTASMSAAGTSSSSVFVSQSDAFDRPHFSCIDNGLTNEPGLANDAHHPNFAQSSQYSGIDTLQSEQLGDSFAYSFFKI